The Chanos chanos chromosome 9, fChaCha1.1, whole genome shotgun sequence genome includes the window ACTTTGGCTGATGAAGGCTGAAACACGGAATGTGGCCTGTGAATATGTTTTGAATTGAACACACTTAATCGCTTAAAATATTACACCCgatatttatttaaagaaaaaaatgtatatatatattatatacattttACGCATATATATATTGATACTGATGTTTTTGTGCCCTTCTTGGCTGTTAAAGCGATGTTATTTGAATTTAAGAGAGTAAGTTATTTCTCAACCAATCATCTGGTAACAAGGAACAATACCTCTCATGTCCTACTTGGATTATCTGATTAACTGGAGGAATTTGCTATTAGAAAGCAACATATCAACCACAAAGAAATCTCTCGAAGTCAGAGGAAGTATTGTTTTATAAGAATATAAGAAGCTATTTTAAGAGATTATTCTTCTACTATTGTCACTAAGAAGCATACGCATTAAGCTTTAGTCTGTGACGTCGTCGCGTTAGGTCTAGTAATGTGTTGTACACCGAATGGTCGCACTTGAAGTAATCACACCCCTGACATGAAACTCATAACTGAATGAATTTACAGACTCATGTAACACTTTTATGTCTTTTGTGTCACACTCCACTGGTCTGTTTGGTTGGGTTTgtgttgtattaaaaaaaaacgcgtTGTGTTGCCCTAAACTGTCATGAGTTCAATCTGAGCTCCCTCTTGAGGATGAAATGATATGATATTAAAGACAAGTTATCAACGCCGACGTTGTTCATTTAGTTGACGGAAAAATCAGGAACGGCCATAAACGATTTCATctcttgtttgttgttattgcttAAATTGCTGAAAGAGGGttgctgtctttgttttaaaagtTCTCCTTcttaaaatggagaaaacataTCATTTCAAATTTATGGAAGGAAACGTTTAAACACACGAATTTTACGCATGGCTTAATGTtaaacctgttttgtttgttaattaaccTCTGAATCGGTCAAAAACTTGTGAAGTGTAGACTGTGTAGCACCATATAATTCCAAAGACACTCACATAATAGGAttataaaaaacatttaaaacgtgttcaAGAGGCATTATATGATTTTAATTAGCTTTAATTACATTGCTATTTGCACAGATAATCATTAAACTGTCGTTTTCACTAGGTGAAATAGGACCTAAAATTCACTTTCTCCTTGTGGAATCCTGCGGACACTGACCAGCAGGTGGCGACAGTGTAACAGAGTTCAGATAAACTCTTTTCCACATCTGATCGTGAGATCTGTTTACAAATCAAAACATATATTATTGTGTACTTAAACTGCCCctagatgtgaatgtgtttgtctgtgtgtcttccctgtgatggactgatgacctgtccagggtgtttcctcaccttttgcccaatgaatgctgggataggctccagcacccctgtgtccctaattaggataagcagcttagattgtgactgaatgagtttttaagacagataggagtgaatctgaacagaaacaaacaaatcaacatggccaccacacactgtatttttggtctccacacacactcctgtttatgactgtgtgtgtgtgtgtgtgtgtccacagcaCCAAAACAGCTGCACTGTCTGAACAGGTCTCAGTGgacattgtgagaatggagaaaactaaaaggattgactgtggggacagagaggagaagaacactgtctgtagaatgagtcagtctggacagtgtgaggaggaggatcctgttgactacaggacacagagaccaggatctccagtacccagctgtgtgtctgtgaagagtgacagatccatAGATGAACCTCCAAGActcagcagagaaccagtcccctctgagtcacagtgagtgactgtatttatactgtattaactaTATGTATAATAGAAACTgatattaacactgtgtataatACATTCATACtgataatgtcagtgtgtataaacccagctaaagagagatcacacaggttacaatgagatgtgtggatattttcaaactcttcagtgattttcagatgagttttcagcagatgattccttattgtcactctgtcacactgaccagtgtttatgacatatgatatgctgtatattctacactgacttacctgctcaattctcccagacctcagtacacactcagtacacaccattcaaatcattctcatccagggaggacacagttcacactgcaaggaCAACCATCAAAACTATGAAGAAAGACTGAAATAACAATTATTTGGATGATTTAGTGTTTCAATTGGcattaacactgatcaaagattcattttctgtcttaaatTCTGAGTCAGAGATAAAACTTCCTCATTGtccatcatcaaacacaacacagtttagtttaaatggatcagttaaacacagactaaagtgaccaatagagaactaaacacaacacagtttagtttaaatggatgagtttaaaaacagacagactgtaaagtgacagtacattagtcatgtttaaagaaagtcaaagggagggagtcctgtctgatcagcccaactattcataaacactcacatatatccattattaatagtctcattagtttcctttataaatgtCATATTGTCTGATATgagttagaaatgaaaacagagacatgtacatacagtttgtttgtcctgtttgatttgtatatggagacagtgtaagatattattaataatatatcAGTGTCAGTATGTTGTATATGGAGACATATATCTGTCTGGATGAAGACACAGAAACTGCATCTTGTAAACCATGTGAGACAATTacagtagtttgtgttttgtcgaCTTAAGGTGCAGGGCTGActgtgaccagcagagggcagccaTTCACAATCTTCTGTcttattaaattatatattgttaattaatcacaaacacacatgacacacacacacacacacacacacacacagactttatgTCAGTAACGTAAAGAGAGTTATGCCTGACAGATGAGGAGTTTATTGGGAAGTTCAGTTTTTAAGACAGATAGGAGTGaatctgaacagaaacaaacaaatcaccaTGGCCaccacatactgtatatttggtctccatacacactcctgtttatgactgtgtgtgtgtgtgtgtgtgtgtgtgtctacctgtgacaacaggacacagagaccaggatctccagtacccagctgtgtgtctatgaagagtgacagatcaAAAGATGAACCTCCAAaattcagcagagaaccagtcccctctgagtcacagtgagtgactgtatttatactgtgtTAACTGTATGTATAATAGAAACTGATATTAACACTGTGAATAATATATTTATGCttataatgtcagtgtgtataaacctagctaaagagagatcacacaggttacagtgagatgtgtggatattttcattcagatatttggaatcaaagagagtgaaactaaaacacaaacaaaatgctgttcatatgttgtagttcttggctgttatgaaaccaaacattgacatgattaaatgaagtagtcaccaaacaacaggaaatgtcacacactgattcagtcactttacctgtaaactcttcagtgattttcagatgatttttcagcagatgattccttattgtcactctgtcacactgaccagtgtttatgacatatgatatgctgtatattctacactgacttacctgctcaattctcccagacctcagtacacactcagtacacaccattcaaatcattctcatccagggaggacacagttcacactgcaaggaCAACCATCAAAACTATGGAGAAAGACTGAGATAACAATTATTTGGATGATTTAGTATTTTAATTGGcattaacactgatcaaagGTTCATTCTCTGTCTTAAATTCTGAGTCAGAGATAAAACTTCCTCATTGtccatcatcaaacacaacacagtttagtttaaatggatcagtttaaaaacagacagagtgtaaagtgacagtacattagtcatatttaaagaaagtcaaagggagggagtcctgtctgatcagcccagctattcataaccactcacatatatccattattaatagtctcattagtttcctttataaatgttaaattgtctgatatcagttagacatgtacatacagtttgtttgtcatgtttggtttccattagtgaaactgtcccattcccctctgttcaatcagctccaccctctgaatgattaaacactgtgtagtgggaattcttcaccagctgtcaatcattattgttacacTTCATCACTATCAGCCCAACTGTATATGAGCCCTAAACTCAACTACAAGGCTGATGAAAAGGGTTCAGCCTGCCAGCCTTGAAGGACTCATATGTCTCCCAAAGAAAGCATCTGTCAAATATGGAAACTCAGGTCTGATGCAGGATCAGTCCAGGTGTGGTCTGTGTCAGCAGGTTCTGAGACATTATGTTTTTtaaccacttctctctctctctcgttctctctctctctctctctctctctctctctctgcagtgtggagacagatctAACTGAGGATCAGTCTGGATGTTGCCAAAATATCCAACACAACAcgtccatgtctgagtcagatgatgtcctgctgagaatcattgagggtcataaaaccaccctgaaaaagaagtatgagtgcttatatgaaggtgtcgcactgaaagaaaaccaaaccctcctcaacagcatttacacagagctctacatcacagagggagagagtaaaggagtgaatgagaaacatgaggttttacagattgaaacagcatccaggaaatgggtttctcaagacaaaccaatcagctgcaatgacatcttcaaacccCTGTCAACCAACAGAactaaagagcagaaaaaagccTTGTCTAGTCAGGAACCTGAAGGggacagacaaaagccagaaatcagaactgtactcaccaagggcatcgctggaattggaaaaacagtctctgtgcagaagttcattctggactgggcagaaggaaggaccaatcaggacattgattTCATGCTGGTTCTTCCTTTTAGAgaactgaacttggttaaagatgaacagttcagtcttcatggactcctgctagagtttcacccagaactgaaagacttggatccaaagaaatataatgactgtaaaatgctgtttatttttgatGGTTTTGACGAGAGTCGACTTCAGTTGAATTTTCCTGAGgagctgtgtgatgtgaccaaaacatcatcagtgaatacACTGATATCAGACCTCAtcaaaggaaatcttcttccctctgcactcatctggataacctccagaccagcagcagccagtcagatcccctctcagttcatcagtcgtatgacagaagtccaaggattcagtgattcacagaaagaggaatatttcagaaaaagagtcagtaaTGAGAatcaagccaacagaatcatctcacacatcaagacatcagtgagtctccacatcatgtgtcacatcccagtgttctgttggatttcagccactgtgcttcaggaaatgctgcgtccagacaatgttaaagagatccctaaaactctgaccgagatgtacacacacttcctgctcattcagactaaaatgaagaagcagaaatatgaggagaaaATTCCGACAGACTCAAAGAATCTTCTGAAATCAAGCAAGGAGATCTTTGTGAAACTTGCTAAactggcttttaatcagttgctgaggggcaatgttatgttttatgaagaggatgtgagagaatgtgacattgatgtgagtgaggccacagtgtactctgggatttgtactgagatctttaaggaggaatctgtgcttcgtcagaagaaggtctactgctttgtgcatctgagtgttcaagagttctttgctgctctctatgtgttgATCTGCTATGTAAACAAGAACATGGAGGTACTGGAGTATCTGCAGAGAGATAGCAGACACAATGACTTTTCCTTGGATGAGTTGCTGAAGAaagctgtggataaatctttggagagtaaggatggacGTCTCGATCTGTTTGTACGtttccttcatggcatctcactggagtccaaccagaaactcctacaaggcctgctgacacacacacagaactaccAGGAGAGCATCAAGGAAATAAGCCGTtacatcaaagagttaaataaagacggtgtcccacctgagagatggatcaatctactgcactgcctgactgaaatgaatgatcactctcttcatgaagaaattcaagcttttgtcaagtctgaaaattacacaactgaactctcacttgcacactgcacagcactggcctacatgtttctgatgtcagaggaggtgctggataagtttgacctgaagaaatacaagacatcagatgagggtcataggagactgctcccagctgtgagatgctgcagaaaagctctgtgagttttcagtttcacttcacAACACCCACTCTTTAGAAGCTTTATTTAGAGGAGAATTGGTGGGAATTCCCTGGTCATATTTCGGCATGTCCTTGGACAATACATATAAAGTAACCGACTTCGGAAGTGacctcagtcattttctctattCAGTAATTTCCATCATTTTTAGAACCTCTGCAATGTGTAGTCAAAGCTGATGTGTTTAGACAGGTCACAAAGACATTAATAGCAGTGTCTGAACATTggctctctgtttgtctgtctctgtctgtctgtctctctctctttctctctgtctctttctggtTGGATGCtgcgtgtgtgagagcatgttctCAGTGAAAGGACTGGGGAAAAAGGCTGTTCCCTtcaattctgtttgtgtctctttctcctttttccttctACTCATCATTTTTGAACACTGGGTGAAAAATATATAgtattgtatatatttcagATGCCTCCTGGGCAATGCTGTGTTTATAGGGCAGCTACAAATGTAATGTCAATATCTGAATGTGGAGGATGGTTATAACATCAAAATTTCTATAAAACAACTATAGGTGTAGGTAGCGTTTGAAAGAATGAGGGAACATATTCACCTGTTCACCAGTATGGCAGcatggagaggggaggagtagggagtgtgtattttttgttgacCCACTTACTGTTTTAGATGCTCATGGTTTtcctttgctttgctttacctTGCTATGCTAGTGTTCAGGTTTGACGTCTGAAATagtcttgttttgatttgtggaaATAAACGATCGAACGTAGATGCCTGGAAGCtggatttttattgtttgtagcGAGTCAGCGGTGCAGAACTCCTCTCAGTTACTTTTTAGTTTGTTCATAGTCACTATAACAACCATTTGTCTGgattaacatttttaataatgttatgATAAAATGTCACCAAAGTCCAGCTCTAGAAGTGATTTACAGGATCATTTTAGTCTTTAAAAAGTcagagttttgttttccttctccctgtgtaGACTCAGAGACTTTAACCTCActcagcagtcctgtgaaactatcgcctcagctctgaagtcagtgaactgccccctgagagaactggacctgagtaacactggtcttcaggattcaggagtgatgATGCTCTGTGCCGCactaaagaatccaaactgtcaactggaaatactgaggtcagtcattctgaatggagcaacttgttgatcatttttccagtcattctattcatataaatatttttttccaaacaaaataaacatttggacAGTCTAGACTAAACTGATGCCTATAGACAGGTCACAGAGAcatttgtatgagtgtgtgaatattatcttctctctctctgattggatgctgggagtgtgggagtgtaAGAACTTGTTCACAATGAAAGGACGTTTTCCAAGGCCATGAGTTTGTCCCTGTTTtagatttctgtttgtttcttttctttccttgtgtggtgggagaatgaggagatgagagacagacagtctaatGGAAGCTAGgctgcagccaatcaaatcGTGCTATTTTCCAGCTATTCatagtgtgtttgattttgatttgaccatAGAGATCAGTGACTTCACATTTATCCAGTCATGAGTCCAGTATAATGAGTGCACTCCTTTCTATGTACTGTGAtgggttttctgcttttgttctttttcctctgagttCTACACAGTCACTGATCCCCATAGTTAACACTGTAGTAGTGTGTGAAtcagtaatgaagtgaacacatCAAATCACATATCTGACTTCatgaaaaagatcaaagctgGGTCTGATGACAATAGTAAGACCAGcagtcaggagcagagtcaCTCTCCAGAGGGAACAAACAGCATCATCAACAATGGCAGGTTCCTGGTATTTCTAATCTTCTCACACAGTAGACTCTAGGAGTACATTTACAACTGTGAATaggtttgtttcattcagaatgGTCTAGATTTAGTGTTTTGTTGTGCATGTTAGTTATGTTAATTCCACTCAAGCTGGACATTGGGACAAAGGGCAGTTTGATTAGTGTAAGTGATAtcagagcagtgaaaataaagcctcaCATTCACGGGAAGGCCATACAGCTCAAGGCCTAcagtggacaacacatggaaactaagggcacatacagactcagagttaaagtaaaggagagagaacatcaCCTTATGTTTGTTATGGTGTCAGATGGGCATGACTGACTTTTGGGTGATGAAACTTGTGAGGACTTAGACCCAGTTAAAAGGGTTTACTGTATCAACAGCTCCAATGATCAGAGTCATAGTGTAGATGTAATTGTGCAGAGATTTCCAGATGTCTTTAAAGGGTTTGGTACTCTGGCATTCACATATATAAGATATTATTGAAGGACGATATGCAGCCAGTAGTCCATGCTCCCAGGAGGGTCCCAGAGCCACTTTGAGATTGTCTAAAGAAAGAGTTAGACAGAATGGTGTCTCTAGGAGTgataaagaaagtgaaagagccCACAGAATGGGTGAATTCAATGGTctgtgtcaaaaaagaaaatggtgatctgcacatgtgcatggacccaaaagatttaaatgtaaatatcaaaccTAATGCAAACATGATCAAATTCCTACAAGGGAAGAACACAAAGTACAGCACAAAGTAGTGTACATTTAGCACTACgtttgggtgttttttgttttggaagggACTGCCATTTGAAATTTCCTCCTctcctgaaatatttcactgtgccATGGGACATATTGTTGAGTGCAtatacggtgtgtgtgtttatgtagatgaTATTgtgttacaatttacaatttagcgtTTGGCAGACGCTCTTAGCcgaagcgacttacaatcagtgcatcggtcggattcctaatacctcataagcagacattgCAAtaagcgtcaatttactcctttgtATTGCGTctctggaattctttgacaaacgtagagacaagacaagggtttttgttgttttgtttttgtttaatgaggttaggcagtgggggataggtgggttctgaagaggtgggttttcagtttcttgcggaagggattccgcagtcctaactgtatgagggaggtcattccaccaccgcggggcaatggcggagaagaggcgtggtcgggaggcgCGGCTGCCGGGCTCCCGAAGttaggggaccgtcagctgatcAGAGGTCATAGAGTGGAGGGTTCTAGCaggggtatatggagttattagagactgaaggtatgatggggtggagcctctcgtggcctggtaggccagtaccagtgtcttgaattggatgcgggcagctaccggaggCCAGTGGAGCGcggtaagcagtggagtgatgtgagagtgcttagggagtttgaagaccaggcgtgcagcggcgttctgcacgagctggagcggcctgatgggaCACGGTTGGTAAGACAGCCAGTAGagcgttgcagtagtccaggcaggagatgacaagtgcttggaccaggagctgggttgcctgttgtgtgaggaatgggcggattctcctgatattgtatagggagaatctgcaggatcaagtgactgccgcgatgtgaccggtagctactgacatcagttgggtctagagtgggcttcttaagcagtggcttgacctgtgccctcttcagggcagaaggaactgtgccagtagacagggagctgttgatcaaggacgagatgaagggcagaatgtcgtccgagatggcctgaaagagaggggaggggatggggtctagaggacaggtagtaggacaaTGTGATTtgataagtaggagagcttGAGAGTCAGATaaaggggagaaggaggaaaagatagtgggggaggcggagggtgcaggatccgaggtgggcggggatggggggaaggagtcgcagatgcctttgatcttcttctcgaagaaggagacaaagttatgagcagatagggatgagggaggaggaagaggaggagagaggagggaggagaaggtggagaagagtttgcagGTGTTAGAAGAGGCGGAGTTGATCCTaagaaggcagatttggcagaggacagggtaggggagaaagaacaaagaagagagtggtagtagGATAGGTCGTTGAGGGATCTCGATATCCACCATCTCCGTTCAGCTGcgcgaagtttggctctgtcgGCACGAATGctatcagtcagccagggactgggagcggagaggcgagccggcTTGGTGacaggggggcagagggtgtccagggaggaggccagtgcggagaggactgtagaggatttctcctccacgggaagaaaagagaaggcttccacagatgggagagaggagcagaccatagaagagaaggcgctagaggagagggtgtgaAGGTTGCGcctagctgagactggcagcatgggagcagaggatttcagggagggtgagatcgagagagagaaagacatgaagaagtggTCTGAGGCGTGAAGCGGTGTGACggtgagatcaggaacttggCAGCCTCTAGAgaagaccaggtccagttgattgccaCCCTTGTGCGTTGCAGGGGACTCAGGGATGGTAAAGTCagaggactgaaggagggagagtaggccatcagactgagtagaattcagTGGATGGTTGAAGTCTCCAAGCAGCAGGATGGGGGTGCCATactcagggaaggagctgaggagggtgtccagttcGTCCAGGAATGCCTGCAGAGGGCCTGGAGGGcagtagagaacagtcatgtgtagtttataaggggaggaaacagaaacagtgtgaaattcAAAGGATGTGGGAGAGATAGAAGGGCGAGAGGTTTCTTGGAAGCTccatgagggggagatcaggaagccagttcccccgCCCCTCCCTGAGGGAGTGGGAAAAGGaaaaggcagtggagagggtatgatccacgtctcagtgagggccagaaagtgcgGGGACAGCATTGAGGCTTGGGCAGAGgtgaagtcggccttctgtaccgccgacTGGCAGTTCCATGTTGTCCTGAAATGACAACAGTCGTGTCAGTAGAGCGCGACGGGTGGGTGAGGTTAGACAGATTGCGTCCGCGAGGATGCCACCTGCAAAGAGCGCGAGAGGAAACTCGAACAGGAAAGgtgagatgacacatgattaggGGGGGGACAAAGGTATTTAGAGAGGTTGGGTAGaagcacaattacacagataaacaaatggGAATTAAATCACTGAGGGTCCGGCAGACAGGCAGTAGTTGTCTCAGcttcctcgttgtccttcctcggtggactcccacaggtagactcccttgtcttagtccgacTGAGTCTTCGTCcgacgagacaagggagacgagactGCTACAGCTGCCTCTTGGCGGAAACACTATTACTAAAGGGTCATGTGACTACAGCGTTCGCGGCTTAAGGGCTGAccacagccccgccccctcagaacaAAGCGTAAATTGGCTGTGGCtgagagtaacaaacaaatgcaaattcatttaTACAcggtgaaatgaaaacagagtacacagagcaaacagaaatcgtGGCTACTAGGGCAAATAACACAcgacagagacaagagagaaaccagaaatcGCAGCTACTGAAGCAAATTaagcaaagtcttactaggATGCTGCTCTGAGTTATGAGTtatgggttgtgtgtgtgtctttaggtaGATGACATTGTTCTATGGGGTCCACACTGGAGAAGCACAATGAAAGACTCACCAAAGTGCTTCACATCATCCAGAGACATGGATTACAGCTGAACAAAGCAAAATGTCAGTTTGCTGTTAGAGAAATCATGTTTTTTGGTGACAAGCTTTCAGGAGATGGTGTTAAGGTGGACAAGAAGAAGGTGCAAATGATCCTCAACACGCCCAGACCCACGGACAAAAAGTCTGTAGTGCATGCAATGGGGATGATCAGTTTCATAGGAAAATTCAGACTGAACCTGTCTTCACAAACAGTTTACCTGAGAGAACTGTTACATCATACAAGTGAATTCAAGTGGACTGAGAATCATGAACAAGAATGGGAGAGACTAAAAACCAATCTAACTACAGAGTCAATACTCAGCTTCTCTGACTCAAAGAAACCAACCAAGATATCCAGTGAAGCACTGACGGTTGTCACATATGCCTCAAGCACGATGACTCAGTCTGAGAGTCACTAtgctcagactgagagagaatgtctaGGGTTAGTGTACGGGGTTGAGAAAGTCCACAGCTATGTGTACGGCTCAAATCAAAAGTGATTGTGGATGAAACTGCAAGAGACAAAGTTCTGCAAAGGGTCCTAACAAATCTTAAGAAGAACTTTGCAGAACACTACAACTTTTAACATGTAAGTTCAATACTGCTGTACACTCCGTCAAACGGCCGAGCCGAGAAAGGAGTTCATATTGTCAAACAGCTGCTTAAGgaggtgacagacagtaaatcagATTCTTATTTAGCTCTGTTAAGTTACCGAGCTTCACCTGTGGAACATGGTGTGCCTTCTGCTGAACCTTTTTGAGTAACAAATTATGCATCatgcttcaaaagaaaaaaaagtcgaGCTCttgaaaaagaggcaaaaagcaaatgatgacTTTCAGTGCATGACACTGTGAGAGTTGAAGATTCAAACACCTGGAAGAAGAAAGACACTGTTCTAAAGGAAGTCGGTCCAAGATCTTAAACAGTCAGGATGGAGGATGGACAAACCCTTAGGAGCAATCGTCAGTCTCTTCTGAAAACCAGAGAGACTCTGCAGGAGCAGACTAATGGAGGAGATACAGTCTGTGATTCATCATCTGATCCAGTTTACAATGTTACATCAGAACCAGCACCACTGCAAGACAACGCTGGTCCAGCTGAACATACATACTAACCTGTGTTGAgaagatccacacacactgtcaaaccacCTGACAGGCtgaatctgtaaaagaaaagagaaaaaaaatcatgaaacaggACACTGACATTGTCCATCTGAGAtggaatttaaaatgaatagcTGGACTGacacttaacatttaaaaaaagagagagaaatgcacttatgtttgtttcttttggacgTTTCTTTGGACTCCAGTTTAGTTTAATTGTATGCAAGGGttttgtgggagagaattctaaGCctgggccagatgtgaccgagaATCCAGCCACACCGTTCAccttcttaaaaaaagacagtcaaagttttcagagtctgatgcagtacatgtttattgcatgaactcaaagcagcatacaacaaacagagccgGTCCTGGGAGTGACTAACTAACCGGTACACATCACCTGTAGTTATACAAAAGTCATATCAGGGATTATCCAGTGATTGTCAAGACAGTCATTAGAGGACTTC containing:
- the LOC115820528 gene encoding protein NLRC3-like — translated: MSESDDVLLRIIEGHKTTLKKKYECLYEGVALKENQTLLNSIYTELYITEGESKGVNEKHEVLQIETASRKWVSQDKPISCNDIFKPLQKPEIRTVLTKGIAGIGKTVSVQKFILDWAEGRTNQDIDFMLVLPFRELNLVKDEQFSLHGLLLEFHPELKDLDPKKYNDCKMLFIFDGFDESRLQLNFPEELCDVTKTSSVNTLISDLIKGNLLPSALIWITSRPAAASQIPSQFISRMTEVQGFSDSQKEEYFRKRVSNENQANRIISHIKTSVSLHIMCHIPVFCWISATVLQEMLRPDNVKEIPKTLTEMYTHFLLIQTKMKKQKYEEKIPTDSKNLLKSSKEIFVKLAKLAFNQLLRGNVMFYEEDVRECDIDVSEATVYSGICTEIFKEESVLRQKKVYCFVHLSVQEFFAALYVLICYVNKNMEVLEYLQRDSRHNDFSLDELLKKAVDKSLESKDGRLDLFVRFLHGISLESNQKLLQGLLTHTQNYQESIKEISRYIKELNKDGVPPERWINLLHCLTEMNDHSLHEEIQAFVKSENYTTELSLAHCTALAYMFLMSEEVLDKFDLKKYKTSDEGHRRLLPAVRCCRKALLALCKLTEQSCSSIASVLQSVNCPLRELDLSNNDLQDSGVKFLCVGLKNPHCKLETLRLSGCLVTDEGCSSLASALSSNPSHLRELDLSYNHPGDSGVKRLSTQMNQHCRLKSVHVDHGGEFKIKPRLRKYVCDLTLDPNTAHTLLSLSEGNRKVTRVREKQSYPDHPERFDYWAQVMCRESLTGRCYWETEWSGVYGPVISVTYKGIRRKGNSDDCGFGHNEKSWSLCCRGNSYSAHHNNQDTDIPHHPSHTHRVGVYLDWSSGTVSFYSVSSDTHTLTHLHTFHCTFTEPLYAGFTVFTDSSVSLCQIK